One Urocitellus parryii isolate mUroPar1 chromosome 8, mUroPar1.hap1, whole genome shotgun sequence DNA window includes the following coding sequences:
- the LOC144256480 gene encoding olfactory receptor 10C1-like, whose protein sequence is MSLNCSSWQDNSLFVKRFAFAKFSDVTEQCFLLFTLILLMFLASLTGNVLIALAIWTNPVLHTPMYFFLANLSLLEIGYTCSVIPKMLQSLVSEARGISREGCATQMFFFTLFAISECCLLAAMAFDRYMAICSPLHYATRMSRGVCAHLAVVSWTVGCMVGLGQTNYIFALDFCGPCEIDHFFCDLPPILALACGDTSHNEAAVFVVAILCISSPFLLIIASYGRILAAVLVMPSPEGRRKALSTCSSHLLVVTLFYGSGSVTYLRPKTSHSPGTDKLLALFYTVVTSMLNPIIYSLRNKEVKAALRRTLGKRKILNHG, encoded by the coding sequence ATGAGCCTCAATTGCTCTTCCTGGCAGGACAACAGCTTGTTTGTAAAACGTTTTGCATTTGCCAAATTCTCTGACGTCACTGAACAGTGTTTCCTTCTATTTACCCTCATCCTACTCATGTTCCTCGCATCACTGACGGGCAATGTCCTCATAGCCCTTGCCATCTGGACTAACCCAGTCCTTCatacccccatgtacttcttcctggcCAACCTGTCTCTCCTAGAGATTGGCTACACTTGCTCTGTCATACCCAAGATGCTGCAGAGTCTTGTGAGTGAGGCCCGAGGAATCTCTCGGGAGGGTTGTGCCACACAGATGTTTTTCTTTACATTATTTGCTATCAGTGAGTGCTGCCTTTTGGCAGCCATGGCTTTTGACCGCTATATGGCCATATGTTCCCCACTCCACTATGCAACACGAATGAGTCGTGGGGTGTGTGCCCATTTGGCAGTGGTTTCTTGGACAGTGGGATGCATGGTAGGCTTGGGCCAAACCAATTATATTTTCGCCTTAGACTTCTGTGGCCCCTGTGAGATAgaccacttcttctgtgatcTCCCACCTATCCTGGCACTTGCTTGTGGGGATACATCCCATAATGAGGCTGCGGTCTTTGTGGTGGCAATCCTTTGCAtttccagcccatttttattgatCATTGCTTCCTATGGCAGAATTCTAGCTGCAGTCCTGGTCATGCCCTCCCCTGAGGGCCGCCGGAAAGCTCTCTCCACCTgttcttcccacttacttgtagTAACGCTCTTCTATGGCTCAGGTTCTGTTACCTACTTGAGGCCCAAGACTAGCCACTCACCAGGAACGGATAAACTGCTAGCCCTCTTCTATACCGTGGTGACATCCATGCTCAACCCCATCATCTATAGTTTACGAAACAAGGAAGTCAAGGCAGCTCTCCGGAGAACACTGGGTAAAAGAAAGATTTTGAACCATGGATAG
- the LOC113177879 gene encoding olfactory receptor 2G3-like produces the protein MGMTNSSAKEDFVLVGFSEQPQLEKILFVAVLISYLLTLVGNTLIILISSIDPKLKIPMYFFLTHLSLVDICFTTSIVPQLLWNLKGPAKTITSLGCAIQLYVSLALGSTECVLLAMMAFDRYAAVCRPLHYTAVMNPRLCQVLAGVAWLSGAGNALIQGTVTLWLPLCGHQRLHHFFCEVPSMIKLACVDIHANEIQLFLASLVLLLLPLALILISYGHIAKAVISIKSVQAWHKALGTCGSHLIVVSLFYGSITSIYIQPNSSYAHTYGKFISLFYTVITPTLNPLIYTLRNKEVKGALGRICHKDLRA, from the coding sequence ATGGGCATGACCAATAGCAGTGCCAAAGAAGACTTCGTTCTGGTGGGCTTCTCAGAGCAGCCCCAGCTGGAAAAGATACTCTTTGTGGCTGTTTTGATATCCTACCTTCTTACCTTGGTGGGAAATACATTAATTATTCTGATCTCTTCCATAGACCCTAAACTCAAAATacccatgtactttttccttaCTCACCTCTCCCTAGTGGACATCTGTTTTACCACCAGTATTGTCCCTCAGCTGCTGTGGAACCTCAAAGGACCAGCCAAGACCATCACATCCCTGGGTTGTGCCATCCAGCTCTATGTCTCCCTGGCATTGGGATCCACTGAATGTGTTCTCCTGGCTATGATGGCTTTTGACCGATATGCTGCAGTGTGCAGACCTCTCCACTATACAGCTGTAATGAACCCACGTTTGTGCCAGGTTCTGGCAGGGGTCGCATGGCTGAGTGGAGCAGGAAATGCTCTCATCCAGGGCACTGTCACCCTCTGGCTACCTCTCTGTGGACACCAGCGGCTtcatcatttcttctgtgaagtcccCTCCATGATTAAGCTTGCATGTGTGGATATCCATGCCAATGAGATCCAACTCTTCCTTGCTTCATTGGTCTTGCTCCTTTTGCCCTTGGCACTGATATTGATATCCTATGGACATATAGCCAAGGCAGTTATAAGCATCAAATCAGTGCAGGCCTGGCACAAAGCCCTGGGGACATGTGGATCCCACTTGATAGTAGTATCCCTCTTCTATGGGAGCATCACATCCATCTACATCCAGCCTAACAGTTCTTATGCCCACACGTATGGGAAGTTCATCTCCCTCTTCTACACAGTCATCACCCCGACCCTCAATCCTCTCATTTATACCCTGAGGAACAAAGAAGTCAAAGGTGCACTAGGAAGAATATGCCACAAAGACTTACGTGCATAA